From the genome of Solanum dulcamara chromosome 12, daSolDulc1.2, whole genome shotgun sequence:
TTGTTGAAGCATTCATATCATAAAGAGTTTGGTTGAAAGATTATACAGAAATAGAGTTTCTTGTACTAAGAATTTCCACTGAAGCTTTTACTTCCGTTGAATCCTCTGCTGTCTTTCTTCATCCGACCCGTTTTCATTTCCATTGTCTATTGACCTTCGCTACTTGATCCAGACGGGTTTAGCTCATATTCACTCGTCTGATTACTATACTGATCACTGCTGCATAAAAGCCGTCACACGCCGATTACAAAGTTGAGGAGGAAATGTACAGAAAATAGAGAGGGAGGAGGAAGGAAGAAAAATGACTATAGCCGTTAGTTTTTTGCCACGAAACTAACAGAAGGATGAATATTGTAATTTTTGACATAAATAAGAAGTGTTTTTTGTTCACTTTTATAACATAGAGATGTACCTTAAGTTTTTCTCACATATAAGGAATGTTTTTAGCAAAAAAACTCTATTTCCAATATAAGATTTTCtaatttaatattcaaaagtcttttttcCCGGGcgtaaataatcatttttttaaagaatttaatttCTAGTCAAAGCaggagaaaagaaaacaaaatcctCCCTATAAATAGGAGAGAACAAATCAATACTGGAAAAAACAACAGCTATTTTCAAAGAAGAATTAGGGTTTTCAACAGAAGGGGAGAAATCGTCGATCAATCATGCCGAAGAACAAAGGAAAGGGAGGTAAGAACAGGAAGAGAGGGAAGAATGAAGCTGATGATGAAAAGAGAGAACTAATTTTCAAAGAAGATGGACAAGAATATGCTCAAGTACAACGTATGTTAGGTAATGGAAGATGTGAAGCTGCGTGTATTGATGGAACTAAACGTCTTTGTCATATACGTGGAAAGATGCATAAAAAAGTTTGGATTGCAGCTGGTGATATTGTTCTCGTTGGCCTTCGTGATTATCAGGTTCTGATCACTctgttttttttagaaatttttacGCCATTTTTTctgattattttcttaaaattgcGTGTAAACTCGTATGACTTGATGAATTGAGGATGAGGTAGTCAGTCAATCAATTGATTGCTTGTCAATTGGATTCATATGAATTTGGAGTAGCGTTTTGTTGAgaaatttgtttgttttttttggtaCATGATTTGTGTTTTTTTCCCCTTTGATGGTATGTCTTTCTTAAAATTACATGTAAAGTTTTATGAACTAATGAATCACAGATTAGGAAGAGAAAATAGTTACCTAGGTTGATCAATTAATCGATCGATTACTTCTCAATTCAAAACTAGTTGGATTAGCTATATGAATTGTTGCTAGTGGTGGAGTCAGAATTTTGACTAAGGGTgtttaaaatctaaaaaaaagtaAGATACACGAGTTAGTCGAAGAGGGTTCGACATCTACGATATAcgcataaaaaatt
Proteins encoded in this window:
- the LOC129876114 gene encoding eukaryotic translation initiation factor 1A-like — encoded protein: MPKNKGKGGKNRKRGKNEADDEKRELIFKEDGQEYAQVQRMLGNGRCEAACIDGTKRLCHIRGKMHKKVWIAAGDIVLVGLRDYQDDKADVILKYMPDEARLLKAYGELPENIRLNEGVVNTLDEEDEGSNDDYIEFEDEDIDRI